One segment of Ferroacidibacillus organovorans DNA contains the following:
- a CDS encoding MerR family DNA-binding transcriptional regulator: protein MESGELAKLTGITIRALHHYDQIGLLVPFCTLALVTDCIRERTSLVCNKSFL from the coding sequence ATGGAAAGTGGGGAATTGGCGAAGCTGACGGGCATTACGATTCGGGCGCTGCACCATTACGACCAGATCGGGTTGCTTGTTCCTTTTTGCACTCTGGCGCTGGTCACAGACTGTATTCGGGAAAGGACATCGCTCGTCTGCAACAAATCATTTCTCTGA